Genomic window (Rosa chinensis cultivar Old Blush chromosome 6, RchiOBHm-V2, whole genome shotgun sequence):
gagtgtatacatcaacatgtatcatgcaccccatacgttcgtatatgccaaacgcatataagtgcaactcacatttgttgcccaatacaacgagaatcctacatatgcctgttttttgtctttgttttgcaggttcacgagtcccttcttgcttacggagttcggggacttgtaggggctccgtgccgcccggttacttatgcttgatgacatcgtggttataactccccaaccaagaagctcctcttacttggggacttcggggacttgtacatacctccaacaatatggagtatttactacatcaccaagcataagtaacaccctctttgagacacccacaagccatggtgaggcccaaccgagacatgcatcttgtagccctatgttcaagctacgctacggtatccggaagtcgcaaattcgtcgccgggaagccaccttcccggccttgccaacatgccctcacaaataggctttctagactagaatagtagttttgcatcccacatctaagaaaatgtaaaggagaagcattccttcacctataaaaggaatgcctcctcccacttaaataGGATCCAACATAACTCCATTACatttcttgtaatcttgttgggccgcaaggctcgacacactagtataagctttcaagtggacgtagtctcccgctaaggcgggaggtgaaccactatacttcgcttgtgtcacactctctatctctctctctctctaaagctaactagagatccccacGGATCACCAACGTTAACACAAGATAACTGGCAGTTCCATGGTATATCTTCTACTCTATGTCGATGATATTATCATCACAGGCAATAGTGAGGTTCTCATTTCAGAAGTCAAGCAACTACTCCAGGCAGAGTTTGATATGAAGGATCTTGGTGATCTACACTACTTTCTGGGATTGGAAATTCAGTATAAGAACGATGGCTTGTTTGTCTCTCAACAGAAGTATGCCAAAGAACTTGTCCATAAAGCAGGTCTTGATGATTGTCACACGCACTTAACTCCTTGTCAGTCTGGTATTAAGCTATACAAAGATGGAAGTGCTCCCTTAAGTGCCTCTGACATTCCACACTTCAGAAGCCTTGTTGGTTGTTTGCAGTATCTTACATTTACCCGACCTGATATTGCATATAGTGTTAACTCTGTGTGTCAGTTTCTTCACTTTCCAACTGAGGCTCATCTTCATGCTGTGAAACGCATTCTATGATATGTTAAAGGCACTGTTAATCATGGCATTCACTTCAGGAGGGGTGATTTTTCCAATCCACAATTACATATTCATGCCTTTTGTGATGCAGACTGGGCTGGTGATCCAGATGACAGAAAATCAACCACAGGGTTTGTAATTCTTCTTAATCAGTCTCCTATCTCATGGTGCAGCAAGAAACAAACTGTTGTCTCACGATCTTCCATAGAAGCTGAATATAGAAGCATGGCAGATACATCCTCTGAACTTCTTTGGTTGCAGCATTTGTTCAATGATCTTCACTTGCATTTGGATAGTGTTCCTACTCTTCATTGTGACAATATTTCAGCTCTTGCCCTTGCCACTAATCCTGTGTATCATTTAAAGCTTAAACATATTGAGGTTGATGTTCATTTTACTAGGGATCAAGTCAAGGCTGGCACCATTCGGTTGCAGTTTGTTACATCTCATTAACAGCTCGTTGATCTATTCACCAAGGGTCTTTGCTCACCTCAGCATCTTTATCTTTGTTCCAGCTTGATGCTCGCCCCCGcccatcaagctgaggaggggtgttaaGATAGTTCTTCATGTGTCGTTTATCAAGCTTAATTGCTTAATTGGTGTTAATTAGGGATAACTAGTTAATTAGTTACACCTGCATGAGTCTTTAGCTGGAGAGTTAGTGCCCTATAGTTGTGCTACACGTGGCACACTGTTATGCAATTTGGAAATCTATATATATACGTTTCTACTCATTGTAACTATATCAGAACCAATATTCCACAAGTTGTTAGTAAAAATATCTCAgtttctctcttccattttctctctcgctAAGCTAATAGCAATATGTGGCTCGTGAAAACTAAAGaggaaaattttaaaaatttatagGGTCATGTATCGCTCTTTTGTGTCTTTTCCCTCCATGCTTATAAATCTTCTAATTATCTAATTTGCTAACCAGTAAAAATTTGGctcttttttaaaaataaaaaaaataaaacttttctATGTATTTCTATGGACcattttctacttctttttctgtttatttgaagaccgatgtttttttttaaaatatctatttaattgtaaaatattattataattaataattaactcTCCTAATCTCCTATTTAAGtcatttttgagatttttcatGCAGAATTTCATATCTTTGTCATTTCAGTGTATCTTATTATACTCCAAATTACTACAATCATTATATAATTAAGTTTATCAAACACTTTTTTTGAAATACTATaggtaactgatcatgtaaacaTTTCAtaaaaattcattaatgatttccatgttactttctaaatttccatcattttgttTCGAAAATTTACTTAGATCAAATTTTCGTCGATATTTCCATCGAAATATCCATTTTTGGGCCTCTCGATATTCAATATTTTAGTCCTTGGTTTCGATCATCTCTCAGCTCCCTTGTGGAGTTTTGTCGACCTGGGCGTCGAGGTCGACCATAGGCTAATCACCCTATCAACGTAGCTTGTGATGTTTGTGATGGGTAAGTCACAAAcaagggagaggatcctctcctaaacTAGGCTATctcctaacctacctaagctttgAAGGAGATAGCGACACGTGGTTATTACTAGATCCAATGGTCTACTACGAGCttagcttttctttttctatgttTTTCTGTCTCGTAGCTGTTCTTCTATTCCTTCCCTGCTCTCTCCCTTTCTTCTGTTCTTCATacgacttaaaaaaaaaaggaactggGCATGTGAAAGAAGGGGAAAACCaacttaccaaaaaaaaaaaaaaaagaaggggaaaaCCATGGGATTATGCTCTTCTTTTTTAGGGGATAGGAACCGGTCATGTGAAAGAAGAGGAAAACCATGGGATTATGCTCTTCTTTTTCAGGGGATATGGATTTGCGATTGGATAGTATATAAATTAAATCTGACCATCATCAAATCAAGATTTCCATAAATTGAATCAAATCGACTAATTAGCACAATCAATTACCATTGCATTTTCTCTAAAAACCTCATCTAAATTCAATTTGGTCATTTGTAAATGCTTATTTTCATATTAGATATCACACCCATCTTGCTTTCTCCATCGATCCTCTCTAGTCTTCGTACCCATCCTGAACTcaatctctattttttttttttgttttggagttTTGATTAAATGCTCAAATTATTTTTGAAGTGCATCAATGGAAGCTAAAAGAACTAGTCCATGAATATCAATTATTTGAACGGAAATGCAAGAGGATAGAAAGGGGAAAGAGGTAAAGAGAAGATGACAAGAGATTTCAAAGATCAGTGAGAGAGAAGGTGTTGAGTTTGTCACTTTCTCTCGAAAAAGTTGAAGACGGGGTAAGATTGGAAAGAAGAAACTATTGAAGTATCTGCAAGCCATTGGATCAAGTCATAACCACGTGTTGCCATCTCTTTTgaagcttaggtaggttaggagAGAGTTtagcttaggagaggatcctctccccaCAAACAATCATCCAAATTCATGGTCGGGATAATTTTCCATTGCTGTTGGTATACAGTTTctgctttctagggtttgtcgGCTTTATTTACAAGTCTGTGGAACCCGCACGTACAGGTGAAGCTAAATAGAGAGACAGTGCTATGCTCACCTCGCGTCATCAATTATATCACTAGTAATTGCCACAGAATTGGGTTTCTTGTGCGAGACAGATTTGCGTCTTGCAATAGAATTATAATTAGAATGAGCAAAACAGTGGGGATGAGTCGTATAAATTTCCCTGGCATGCATTGGGCTAGAATTAGGTATTGCTCACCCCACTTACTAAATAGTCAATGCAGACTCTTGCTCTGGTTGTGTTTTTTTCTGTCCCTATCCTTGTATGTATAAGTTATAAAGTTCAGAGAGTGCAGCTAGGTGTAAATTCTCAGTCTATCTCAAAGTCGCCTAGCTGCCACTAGCCGGATAACACTTCACCATCGGTCCCTAGCTTTTACGATGCATGCAATGTAGGTTGAATGAGATCGGAAAAAGTTTCGCAGTCATCTACCATCTTCAGCGTTTGGATTTGGTACgcatatgcaaatgcatctACTAGCTCCTccatcaatttttcttctcgATCTCTCTAGTTTGCCAGTCATTGATGGTTAAGTATTTATTGCTCAATTATTTGGATCAACCCTCTTCAAGTTTCAACTGTACAGGATTTGTTTCACTTGAATATATACAGGATAGTACCAAGGGTTGAGGGACATGCATGGCCTTGGGTTAGCCAAAGTGATGAGGAAATAGTGGAGACCTATGTTAGGATTAAGACTATAAGATCCCGGCTAAGAATAAAGGGTCATGCGCAAGATATTGAAGGAAATTAAATACTATACATATAAAATGGGTTAGCTAGCTGGTTGTAAATTGCGTATTTAGCATTGAGCCAttgataaaaacaaaatatagaACAAACTTTTATTTATCAAATTAGAATTGGaactttcatttctttctttatttaaaattaCCTTCAAGATGGAGTCACGATTATTACATGTTTACAAataagtaaaaccctaattgttTATATATCTTACGATTATAAATGTCTCAGACCACGTACATCTATAATCGTAATATTTCAGACCATGTATATTATGATTATAATTGATGTAATCGTTTATGTTTCTAGCTACTTTCGGTGTTATCAATATTATCAGTCTATTGGAGTACTTTAGTTCACTAATTGAGATTCCCCAACTATTAATTATGGTGCATATTACGCCCGGAATATATACTAGAAGAAAAGCACCTGCTCCCTATTATGGTATATTGGTATGTCTATACATGAAGGAACAGTGCTcatgtcctcttcttctccaaaaGCAGAAATTAAACAGCTGCTACAGTACGACTATCAAGACAAAAGGTCGGCAAGTATTGTAATGACCGAATCGTACTATAGATAGCGTCATGAATACACCACGTGGTTATAATAGTACGTAACCATTGAATTTACTATTGAAATGTGATTTCTATAGTGTCGGTAAAttcaaaaattaatataattatATTGAATTTTTGAATGCAATAACCAACTATTGAATTTACTAACCAGCctatttaatttttagtttttactttACTGACGAACATTTAATGGTTTAATGATGGTCCTCATAATGTTTTATAATGGATAATCTAAGAGCAAGACGTACATCTTACTACTAGAACGGCATTTTATGATACGCAAATTCGAAAACTTGTGAACAGATATGTAAGCAATTAGCAAATTCAGTTTGCcttctttcttcatttattATGATAAACCAAGGGGAGGATTCAGAGTACcaacgtgcacttgcaccaacataaatgaatagtTAGATTACATCAAATAcatttttttggttattaaaaaaaaagttataaatattaagggttgagatcatgtataagtgttgggtcacttgcaccaacatgaaTGAATAGTTCGATTACATCAAATACATTTtttggttattaaaaaaaaagttataaataTTAAGAGTTGAGATCAtgttataagtgttgggtcactaGCCTTAATGAAAGTTAAAATTCAAGGATTCAACTTGGACTAGGAGACGGTGGAGTCTTATGTATGTAATTCCGAATTTTATTAGGTACTTAGATCTTGACTGCTAATTAGAGAGTAAAGACCTACTTACAAATCTACCGTAGGTGCTGCTGACACAATAATTTTGTGCTTCGTTTGGTTCGTGGAAAGTAAGCATCGAGAAAGAAAAGTTGTtcatttcttcctttattgtaTTCATTGCAAACTTTTTAACAGTTTTCCGGATAACTTTTCTTATGTTAACAAACATCAAAATGGAAAGTTCTCGCAAATTTCATTTTCCTTCAATTTCCATAGGAAAGACAAATGAATTAATTTCCTTTCTACGAACCAAAAGAGGCCTTAGGTGATTAAAGGCTGCAGCCAGcaacaaactctctctctctctctctctctctctctcacattagGTGTCTGTAAAGCTCATATACATTATTACATGTGTGTTAAATTATTGGTGGAGTCATATATACATCGTAATGTGCCAAAGTTAAATAATTGTTGGAGTCATATTTTGCATTGGGCTATGATAACCTAATTCATTGTTGTTATCTCTATCTTTTAGATGCCATAGTGCATAATGTGTTTACTCTATGGTATAAAGTGGAATGATTATGATCGGACCGATATACACACATATGCAAATACATAAACAATAACTCTGTTTATAATCAGTGTGACGCAATCTTCAGCAGCATTACTCAACTGTTCTATCGCCTGCATGATACAAACAGAAAATGCAGGACCAGGCAAATTTGATCCTGATCTTGACATATGAGAGCTTGCTAGTTATGCATATGTATTGACCTTACATTTTCGATGGACTTTGACAATACAATACGATGGAGTTTTATATatagaaacagaaaatgtaCGCTAACAAACTAAAGAAGAGGGACACAAACCTTACTCTTCCtctgtgtttgaacaaatagaaGAAATAAAAGTGGGAAGAATAAGCAAATACAGAACCGGCCTGATCATTAAGATGTGCTACATTATTCCATGAAAGAGAAGACACGCATGCATACTattattacatgaatatatagaTTCCTAGCTATATGCTCCCTTAAATGTTCAAAGAAACTAATAATATTGGTCTGCCATGAAATTTGAAGTAGTGTCCGTGCTGGTTCTGCTCATAGGTAATTTGGTATCCTTAGCACCCTTAAGAGTGTCACTCTCGAGTGGAAAGAGCTTAAGAGTTTGAGTTTctctgctttcttcttcttcttcttcttctttgtaaaTATTCGGTGCAATCAATAGTACCATACCGTAGTCGTAATCATAATAGTGATGAAAGTCCAAGAGCTTTCTGTAAACTAATGTAGCTGACTTGTTTATGTTTGAGGTCAGTCCAGGTGAATCGATGTGTTCCATAAGTAGCCTGGAGGAATTGCTTTTCACCATGCTCATCATCCGCTCTTGTAGTACTGAAGATGATTTCTGAGGACATATAGTAACAAATGAAACTCACGTAGGGCCTCAATagcctcaatcctaggtgtcatgtcaagtaagcaaatacaaatttttattttcaattccacataatatataTTGCCAAATTATAATCTTAGAACACCaattttacccttttatattttcttttagattttagggggtgaatcaatgacattaaagaatttaattaaaatttgaaatatCTTTCTTCCCTTCAATTAATACGTATTCCTTCATGTtttaatttaatatttaattgtGAGAGAAAAATTTAGTGAAAATAATTTATTATTAGATCCACTCTTAAGTCTTAACTCTTTCTTCCAATGTTTTTCCATCACTTATTAAGAGAGTTAAATATTACTTAAATTACTAGATTTTATGTATTAAAATTACGATATCAATAtattctctttccatttatgtggatctaatttaatttattttttttaatacggaatccaatttaattttctaCTTTCCTAATTAACTTATTAGCATAAGGATGATtagttatattttattaattttattaaatttattttcaaacaaCTTTTTACTCGGCATATGGAGGTATCTCGCTCCACCTCTGGACTTCGCCTAACCCAAACAAAGTATACTCTTGAATTTGTATCTAATCCATCCTGCCGCCTATATCTCCAGGTGCCAAGCTATCCGCCCGCCCTGACGACCTCgggatttttttatttgaagCAAGCTGCTAGAACTAGCGACACCACAACACCCCAATTAGGGGCGGATCAATAACCACCTAAATTATAATTAAGATTATACTCTCATTCTAAACCATTAGATCATATAACCATTAGGTTATAgctgagattaaaaaaaaatatcttatttgttttttaaataaatatatttcattatatatgtgtgtgtgtattttttggatgaaatatatatatatatatatatataattcatatcagcttgaatatgtatttttcacatatattttcataatttgcaggaacccaacaaaCTCTAAATTCATATACTTGTGTTATGCAACTCTATTGATCGAATTACATGAAATACTTTCTATTcatgattgaagaaaaaaaaattgtttaaatctaagcatgagtgtaatgaaaagaaaaaaagaaatagaaaaaatactatttttttattttaaaagtaAGCAAATAATTTAGAGCTATTAGATTTTAGAATGAtaaaatagtctttttattcaacTATTACATAGAATAAgtgtgatgtgtgtaggtgacatgacatgacaaCTGGGATTGAGACCAATAATCATTTTCCAAAAGTAAATAACACATTCAATAAAAATCTATACTTTTTTGAGATTTTGGTTCGATATACGGTATATGCTTACCTGATTGGTAAGAAGAGTGAAGCTTGGTAGTGTTCGCCTATTCTGCTGCTCAACTTCAAAACAACGAAGAAAGTCAGCTGCAAGGAAACAATTTCCATAACTTGTAATAATCTGTTAATTAATTTTTGCTCCCGTTCAACTATATAGAACCAATAAATTTACAAGTCCTTGTACTTGAGTGCCCGTTCAATTAATTAGGTTCTCCAGCTCTTGGCTAGAGTTTGCTGACTTGCCTGGTGAGCGTAAAGCACGGGTATATTATTTGTACTGAATGGTCTTAATTATTGGTTATGTCTCTCACTCTCCTCTCCTCATAGCATAGATATTCAATATGGTACATACAGGTATTGAGCCGTAGGTGACCTAAAGGAGGTGCCTCATCAAGTGTTGAGCCCTAATCCCCCTATTACCGGGGGAGCCTTGTGTCAAACACATAGATTAACTGCATGTTAATAATAAAATGATGCTTATTCAATGGTACCTCCTGCAGATTCTTTGTCCCGGAGACTGCTAATTGTGTTCTTAGTCAaagcttgttgttgttgttgtttagaGTCAGACTGATGCATGGACATGAGTTCACGGCGTGTCTTCTGCCTCTCCCTGGCTCTGCGGTTCTGAAACCAGTAGAATACATTCTTGCCTTCAACCCTCCCATAGTTTCGAAGCCGTGCAGCCACCTGTCGGATTTGTTGGGCCGTCGGTGTCTTGATCCCAGATCGATACAGCTCTTCCAGATGCATTATCTGCTCCGGGGTTGGAGTCCATCGGGAACTTCGAGGAGGAGCTGCAGCTGCCGGTTGTTTATCACTATAAAAACAATCACTGCTATGTCTGCCTTGCTCATTCGACGTCACTGGAACCACTGCATGCACATGAAATCATACTATCACCTACCCACAGAATAATCAGACCATCATAgtataatatgtatatatatgtgtgtgtgtgtactgtaatcatctatatatgattgtgtgtgtatatataaatcATCGGTACGTACTCTGATGGTGGTGGTTGAATGGTAACAAAGGGATTTGGGTCATGTTGGAAGTACAGCTAAGCTTTGGAGTGAGTAGAGGCTGAGGATATGCAGCTTTGATCGAGAAGTACTCAGGCAGAACCCTAGTTTTAGGGTCTCCACAACCACCGCTGCTACCCATCATCGTCCACAACACTGGTAGTACTTATTCAAACTATGAGGGCTAACTAGACAAGGGAATGTTTTGAATCATGAGCAAAGATGGGAAGGGGATGGAGAGAGTCGAGTACACGTGTGTCTATATATAGACATAGTTATATGTAAACGTGCAGGAATAGCGGAGACAAAGATAGTAAATGGCCACAAGGACGGTTCCCAACGGCAGAGGCAATACGGTAATCTTCAATGCACTAAACGACAATGAAAGTTAACTGAGTAAATAGAAACTGGAACTGCGGGACACGCGTCGCTCTTTCGTTCCTCTATCCTGTATACGACGTCGTTGTCAACATCTACTCTGAGCATGAGCATAAAAGTTCAACCCTTGGGATCCAGCTGTCGCTCTCCGGCAAAACAAAGAAGCAAACTATTTCTCTAAATTTGGCCTTCATTCAAGATTCTTGTTTTAGTGTAGGTTGCATATTAATTTCCTCATCAACCAAATTCTAAGATTACAAATTTTTTGAGGGAAGTAAGATTACTAAATTTACTATATAAAAGAACCCATAAAAGAATCTTAAAGAATAAGCTTATTATAATCCTGCTTTATCTTCTATTTATACcttcttaccaaaaaaaaaaaaaaaagtcttatgTTATCTTCATGTCTGATAGttgtttcaaaaaaataaaataaaaaggatatgatatttgtttcaaaaaaactaaaaaattatcTTGTTTCCACGGCCACAACATGGAATTCTTACCACTAAACTACAGCCACAgcgttttatgtttttttttttttggttgagaaaataagaaattCCATTAATCCAAAAGATTACAAAGACGGGGATGACATTGTAAAATCCCAACTACTCTAACTAGAAAATAGGACATACTCATACCCCTACTATAGAATCGGCGGTTACAGATACCATGAGCCGATAGGGGGCTCAACTCTAATCACATGAATCACCCTTTCTTCCAGGCTACAACCGATCAACTTTTTCCAAGAGTCCCGATACATCCTTACAGCCAACCTCAAGAAAGAACTAATCCCCTTCCACCCCATATACCAATACCGCCAGTATACGTGCAGAGACATCTCCCCATTacattgacaacaagaaaacatcGAAATTAAAACAATTAGTCCCTGGAGatgacaccataacaatggcaCAACCAATAGGGAAGACCACCAAAACCCTCGCTCAAAGGAGGAGGGACTTATTAAAACTAACcaaaaactaaaacataaaaACCTAATAAAACAAAGTACTAAGCTATGTTGAACCATTTCCATCTTCCTCACCATTGACAACAAACCACCAGCAAGCCGCCATGAGTGTAGCCAAATGAGCGCACCCCACCATCCTCCTTGGCTGAACTCATTACAGACCCATTGTGCAAATTCGTCCCAAACTGACCTAAAACTAAACCGACTTCCAATCAATTCGAGAACCCCTTTCAAAGACTTGAAACTCCACCTAGCCTTCGCCTCAGAAAAGAGACCAGTGCCATACAATCCATGGCCTGCCGCCGCCACGATCTGGTCACTGACCACCTTCCCGTCACTGATAGCCGAGCTCCAGTCACTGATAGCCGAGCACCTGTCACCAACGTCTACGCCACTGCTTGAGGTAGAAGAAAAGGCATACACAGCCAAGACCACCGAAAaccagagaaaaagaagaatcctAAAGCCCCAGGAACCCGTCCGGCCACACCCACCActcgtcgacgaggcaggaagCCGCCATCAATGTGGGGCACCGCCGGACAGGCCACAATAGGGCTGGGTTCGGTACGGTACTGGAGCTTATGAATCAATACCATGTATCGTACCAACTTATATTGGTATGCACAAAACTATACCACTACCGGCCACAAAATCAGGTATACCAAGAAGTCAGTATACCGATTTAATCGGTTAGTTCGGTACGGTTTGGCACCATCCCGAAGCAGATGAAtgggggaggaggagaagaagaagagagcagaaaaaaaaaatgaaaaaggagagcccagaaagaagaaagaggaaagaagaaaaagaagagacgggtcgggaaaagaaagaagaaagaagaaagagaagagagtcagaaagaagaagaaactaaaaagaagaagaagaagaagacaagaagagagcagaaaaaaaaaaactaaaaaaagatagtccaaaaagaagaaagaagaaagaagaagagaagagtgtcagagagaagaacaagaagataagaagagagcagaaaaaaaaaacataaaaaaaagagagtccagaaagaagaacacaagaaagaagaaagaagaaagaagaaagagaagaaacggggaaagaaagaagaaagaagaaagagaagagagtcagaaagaagaagagagaagaataaaaaaatgagTATTGTAGTATTATACATGAGTtcggtacggtacggtataccgtgTATATATGAAAATTCAAACCATTACCGTACTGTGTATGTGGAGTCGGTACGGTTATACCATACCAAGAGTTCGGTTACCGCAATGTTGGCTACCAATTTCTTTGATTCGGCATGGATGCGGTTGGTACGGTTTTTCTCGGCACAAAATGCCAGCCCTAAGCCACAACGCTAACCGCTGTCTTTCCAAACCCTAGATCTCTCTCGCTTGTTTTCTCGGAGCAACGAAATAGATGGTGGACTTATTTCCTTCACGGGTGTTTCACAGCGTTGTATGTTAAATTCAACATAATCAATAAAACATTATGTATTCCTTTTACGACCACATAACAATTACTTCAAAGCAAGCAATAAGTTGGGGGttttctctttaatttcttcttacCCTTAAGTCTAG
Coding sequences:
- the LOC112171423 gene encoding WUSCHEL-related homeobox 6 isoform X2 translates to MMGSSGGCGDPKTRVLPEYFSIKAAYPQPLLTPKLSCTSNMTQIPLLPFNHHHQMVPVTSNEQGRHSSDCFYSDKQPAAAAPPRSSRWTPTPEQIMHLEELYRSGIKTPTAQQIRQVAARLRNYGRVEGKNVFYWFQNRRARERQKTRRELMSMHQSDSKQQQQQALTKNTISSLRDKESAGVEQQNRRTLPSFTLLTNQKSSSVLQERMMSMVKSNSSRLLMEHIDSPGLTSNINKSATLVYRKLLDFHHYYDYDYGMVLLIAPNIYKEEEEEEESRETQTLKLFPLESDTLKGAKDTKLPMSRTSTDTTSNFMADQYY
- the LOC112171423 gene encoding WUSCHEL-related homeobox 6 isoform X1, with the protein product MMGSSGGCGDPKTRVLPEYFSIKAAYPQPLLTPKLSCTSNMTQIPLLPFNHHHQMVPVTSNEQGRHSSDCFYSDKQPAAAAPPRSSRWTPTPEQIMHLEELYRSGIKTPTAQQIRQVAARLRNYGRVEGKNVFYWFQNRRARERQKTRRELMSMHQSDSKQQQQQALTKNTISSLRDKESAGADFLRCFEVEQQNRRTLPSFTLLTNQKSSSVLQERMMSMVKSNSSRLLMEHIDSPGLTSNINKSATLVYRKLLDFHHYYDYDYGMVLLIAPNIYKEEEEEEESRETQTLKLFPLESDTLKGAKDTKLPMSRTSTDTTSNFMADQYY